In Ignavibacteria bacterium, a single genomic region encodes these proteins:
- a CDS encoding Do family serine endopeptidase — protein sequence MSKKAIFVSAFLFVFALAFGAAMVVNFSNVKSLVANSQIDFQTSPPVQTSTDLKGLNDAFVEISKIVTPSVVFIDVTGKAKQNNEEMDKNFQFFFGPDMQMPDNMPQHGSGSGVIISKDGYIITNNHVVSKADESGIKVILSDKREYTAKLVGTDPNTDIAVIKIDADNLTVSSVGNSDNVQVGQWVLAIGNPMGLNNTVTAGIVSALGRNINIDGNSYAINNFIQTDAVINPGNSGGALVDINGLVVGINAAIKTTTGYYQGYGFAIPINIAKNVASELIKNGKIERGYIGVSIKDVDSKEAKGLGLEKARGVLIQNVIKGGAGDDAGLKTGDIVFSVDGKDVNAANELQTIIGSKRPGETALLVVYRDGKTMDFSVKLKPRTDDLSVNNNPQNENKEETASTIKKFESLGLIVTDLTEAARKLNEVEYGVLVKDVAHFSEAFNRGLRSGYVIVEADKKPVRSISDLEDVLSGKSKGDVVVFKVATQMKDIRLVAIEIQ from the coding sequence ATGTCAAAAAAAGCAATATTTGTGAGTGCGTTTTTATTTGTATTTGCACTCGCATTCGGCGCAGCTATGGTTGTTAATTTCAGCAACGTTAAATCACTTGTAGCAAATTCACAGATTGATTTTCAGACATCTCCCCCGGTACAGACAAGCACTGACCTTAAGGGGCTTAACGATGCATTCGTGGAAATTTCAAAAATTGTGACGCCTTCTGTTGTCTTTATTGATGTAACTGGAAAAGCAAAGCAGAACAACGAGGAGATGGATAAGAACTTCCAGTTCTTTTTCGGACCCGATATGCAAATGCCTGATAACATGCCCCAGCATGGTTCCGGCTCAGGTGTTATAATCAGCAAAGATGGTTACATAATAACGAATAACCATGTTGTATCGAAAGCTGACGAGAGTGGAATAAAAGTAATACTAAGCGACAAAAGAGAATATACTGCTAAATTAGTAGGTACAGACCCGAATACGGACATAGCAGTTATCAAAATTGATGCAGACAATCTTACCGTAAGCTCTGTTGGTAATTCTGATAATGTTCAGGTAGGGCAATGGGTTCTTGCCATAGGTAATCCTATGGGACTTAACAATACAGTTACAGCAGGTATTGTATCTGCATTGGGCAGGAATATCAATATTGACGGTAACAGTTACGCAATTAATAATTTCATACAAACGGATGCTGTTATTAATCCCGGAAACAGCGGCGGTGCACTTGTGGATATAAACGGATTAGTCGTTGGAATTAATGCAGCTATTAAAACAACAACAGGATACTATCAGGGATATGGTTTTGCAATTCCGATTAACATAGCAAAGAATGTAGCTTCTGAGCTTATCAAAAACGGAAAAATTGAAAGAGGATACATTGGAGTATCAATAAAGGACGTTGATTCAAAAGAAGCAAAAGGATTAGGACTTGAGAAAGCAAGAGGCGTGTTGATTCAGAATGTTATTAAAGGTGGTGCGGGCGATGATGCTGGGTTAAAAACCGGAGACATTGTGTTTAGCGTAGACGGGAAAGATGTTAATGCAGCGAATGAACTTCAGACGATAATTGGTTCAAAGAGACCGGGAGAAACAGCTTTACTCGTTGTGTACAGAGACGGAAAGACAATGGATTTCTCCGTGAAATTAAAGCCCCGTACTGATGATTTGTCCGTGAATAATAATCCTCAGAATGAGAACAAAGAAGAAACTGCAAGTACAATTAAAAAATTTGAAAGCCTGGGATTAATTGTAACAGACCTGACTGAAGCTGCGAGAAAATTGAATGAAGTTGAATATGGTGTCTTAGTTAAGGATGTTGCCCATTTTTCAGAAGCATTTAACAGAGGTTTACGTTCAGGTTATGTAATAGTAGAAGCAGACAAAAAGCCGGTTAGAAGTATATCTGATCTTGAAGATGTACTCAGCGGAAAAAGTAAGGGAGATGTGGTAGTATTTAAGGTTGCAACCCAGATGAAAGATATCAGGTTAGTAGCGATTGAAATTCAATGA
- a CDS encoding T9SS type A sorting domain-containing protein → MKRGLNILLLLVIFLTGTKIYADNNEHYNSDPISAGKYTSLQSDDYKLYQNFPNPFNPTTKISYKIKKEGTVSLTVFNLVGQEVAMLVYEKQSPGNYEVEFNATDLTSGVYLYKLQINGFTSVKRMTVIK, encoded by the coding sequence ATGAAAAGAGGATTAAACATATTACTTTTGTTAGTGATCTTTCTTACCGGCACAAAAATTTATGCCGATAATAACGAACACTACAACTCTGATCCAATAAGTGCTGGAAAATATACTTCCTTGCAGTCGGATGACTATAAACTTTATCAGAATTTTCCAAACCCGTTTAATCCTACGACCAAAATAAGTTACAAGATTAAGAAAGAAGGAACGGTTTCTCTTACGGTCTTTAACCTGGTCGGACAGGAAGTCGCGATGCTTGTTTACGAAAAACAATCCCCTGGTAACTATGAAGTAGAATTTAATGCTACTGATTTAACTTCAGGTGTTTATCTTTACAAGCTTCAAATTAACGGATTCACTTCCGTTAAGAGAATGACTGTTATTAAATAA
- a CDS encoding T9SS type A sorting domain-containing protein: MKKIVLFLISLIIFTSTLYSQVKTYDDFSKKDLSAWIWGGIEMKYSHEEDNRENGFVEIFSTQIMKSSSYVGKVTKYFPMLLSAGNYLNFMLQGVNDEATVKIQILYDIDNNGKYNEDKDIILQSKPVSLNFRGWKEVKIKLDEDNFSIVSKFNDDFTVTEEEAIGIQFEYETGKNFKDSKFVTGIALISEIQNKDSFTQNEKESNTSINDKESYFNAKNYPNPFNPTTTISFTLQESSYVKLTVYDRLGREVKTLIDENRNAGTHTTEFNASGLPSGIYFYRIKTDSRTEVRKMILAK, from the coding sequence ATGAAGAAAATTGTTCTATTCTTAATTTCTTTAATCATATTCACTTCTACTTTATATTCACAGGTTAAAACGTACGATGATTTTTCTAAAAAAGACCTAAGCGCGTGGATATGGGGCGGAATTGAAATGAAGTATTCTCATGAAGAAGATAATAGAGAAAACGGTTTTGTCGAAATATTTTCGACACAAATAATGAAATCAAGTTCTTACGTAGGTAAGGTTACAAAATACTTTCCCATGCTTCTTTCTGCGGGCAATTATTTGAATTTTATGCTTCAGGGTGTTAACGATGAAGCAACGGTTAAAATACAAATATTATACGACATAGATAATAACGGAAAGTACAATGAAGATAAAGATATAATACTTCAATCGAAACCAGTCTCTCTGAATTTCAGAGGTTGGAAAGAAGTAAAGATAAAACTTGATGAAGATAATTTCAGCATTGTATCAAAGTTTAACGATGATTTTACTGTTACTGAAGAAGAAGCCATTGGTATTCAGTTTGAATATGAAACAGGAAAAAACTTTAAAGATTCGAAATTTGTAACCGGTATCGCACTCATATCAGAAATTCAGAATAAGGACAGCTTTACGCAGAATGAAAAAGAATCAAACACTTCTATTAATGACAAGGAATCTTATTTTAATGCTAAAAACTATCCGAATCCGTTTAATCCAACAACAACGATTAGTTTTACACTTCAGGAAAGTTCTTATGTTAAACTTACAGTTTATGACAGGTTAGGGAGAGAAGTAAAAACGCTAATAGATGAGAACAGAAATGCAGGTACACACACGACTGAATTTAATGCATCAGGACTTCCAAGTGGTATTTATTTTTACAGAATTAAGACTGACTCCAGGACTGAGGTTCGCAAAATGATTCTTGCTAAATAA
- a CDS encoding thioesterase family protein: MKKEDILLFKHKVQVRVRTWEVDWQGIVHNSYYLRYMEIGRLEYRRAFGYNLSPDGTFTDGLKVFVVHNSVDYHNVAKLDDVLDVFTRVSWIKNSSFCFEHVIVNHKENIILSTGKGILVNVDFVSNRPVPFPETFVDEIKQYEIECNIMRE, from the coding sequence TTGAAAAAAGAAGATATATTGCTGTTCAAACATAAAGTCCAGGTGCGTGTTAGAACTTGGGAAGTGGATTGGCAGGGGATAGTCCACAATTCTTATTATCTTAGATATATGGAAATCGGGAGACTCGAATACAGAAGAGCTTTCGGGTATAACCTCAGTCCTGACGGTACTTTCACTGACGGACTAAAAGTGTTTGTTGTGCACAATTCCGTAGACTATCATAACGTTGCTAAATTGGATGATGTTCTTGATGTATTTACAAGGGTTTCATGGATAAAGAACTCAAGCTTTTGCTTTGAACACGTTATTGTCAATCATAAGGAAAATATAATACTATCTACCGGTAAAGGAATTCTTGTGAATGTTGATTTTGTATCAAACCGCCCGGTTCCTTTTCCGGAAACTTTTGTAGATGAAATTAAACAATACGAAATTGAATGTAACATAATGAGAGAATAA
- a CDS encoding cyclic 2,3-diphosphoglycerate synthase, whose amino-acid sequence MDKIKVLIMGAAGRDFHNFNTVYRDNPRYEVVAFTATQIPYIDDRKYPAALCGKLYPKGIPIYPESELVNLIKKYKVDEVVFAYSDVTFNYVMTKAAIVNSVGASFKMLSYDATSIKSKKPVIAVVAARTGAGKSQTSRKVIEVLMAMGKKVVAVRHPMPYGDLVKQKVQRFATIADLKKHKCTIEEMEEYEPHVARGNVIYSGVDYEAILREAEKEADVILWDGGNNDNPFYKADLVITVVDPHRPGHELTYFPSVTNLLISDVVVINKIDSATPEKVNEVRDNVLKINPKAVIIEAASPVSLEKIDEIKNIDGKKVLVVEDGPTLTHGEMKFGAGTIASQKFGAKSLVDPRKYAVKSISETYKKYPNIGVLLPAMGYGDKQVKDLESTINKVPCDSVIIGTPIDLRRIVKIKKPCARVSYDLQEIGKPDITDILKKMFKKK is encoded by the coding sequence ATGGACAAGATTAAAGTTCTTATTATGGGTGCCGCAGGCAGAGATTTTCACAATTTTAATACAGTTTATCGTGATAATCCGAGATATGAAGTTGTAGCTTTTACTGCAACTCAAATCCCCTACATTGACGACAGGAAATATCCTGCTGCTTTATGCGGAAAATTGTATCCTAAAGGAATACCGATCTATCCGGAATCAGAATTAGTAAACCTCATCAAAAAGTATAAAGTCGATGAAGTGGTCTTTGCATATTCTGATGTTACATTCAATTATGTTATGACAAAAGCAGCTATTGTAAACAGCGTAGGTGCTTCATTCAAAATGCTTAGTTATGATGCGACATCCATTAAATCTAAAAAACCTGTTATAGCGGTTGTCGCAGCGAGAACGGGAGCAGGAAAAAGCCAGACATCGAGAAAAGTGATCGAAGTATTAATGGCAATGGGTAAGAAAGTTGTTGCTGTCAGACATCCGATGCCTTACGGCGATCTTGTAAAACAAAAAGTACAAAGATTTGCAACTATAGCAGACCTTAAAAAGCATAAATGCACAATTGAGGAAATGGAAGAATATGAACCACACGTTGCCAGAGGTAATGTAATTTATTCAGGAGTTGACTACGAAGCCATTTTAAGAGAGGCAGAAAAGGAAGCCGACGTAATTCTCTGGGACGGAGGTAACAACGATAATCCATTTTACAAAGCCGACCTTGTTATTACCGTAGTTGATCCTCACAGACCCGGTCATGAACTTACTTATTTCCCGAGTGTAACAAATCTGTTGATTTCAGACGTAGTGGTTATTAATAAAATTGATTCAGCAACACCTGAAAAAGTTAATGAAGTCAGAGACAATGTGTTAAAGATTAATCCAAAGGCTGTTATAATCGAAGCAGCTTCTCCAGTATCTCTTGAAAAAATAGATGAGATAAAAAATATAGACGGTAAAAAAGTTCTTGTAGTGGAAGACGGACCAACACTTACGCATGGTGAAATGAAGTTCGGAGCAGGAACAATTGCTTCTCAGAAATTCGGTGCAAAATCTCTGGTAGATCCAAGAAAGTACGCTGTTAAAAGTATAAGCGAAACTTACAAGAAATATCCTAATATCGGAGTATTACTGCCGGCTATGGGTTATGGAGATAAGCAGGTAAAAGATCTGGAATCCACAATTAATAAAGTACCTTGCGATTCAGTAATAATAGGAACCCCAATAGATTTAAGACGAATAGTCAAAATTAAGAAACCATGTGCCAGGGTATCATATGATTTACAGGAAATCGGGAAACCAGATATTACAGATATTTTAAAGAAGATGTTTAAAAAGAAATAG
- a CDS encoding valine--tRNA ligase: MKEIPAKYDPRKVEEKWQRYWEGNEIYKSEVSEKPKFSVVIPPPNVTGMLHIGHVLNLTIQDIYCRWKRMSGFEVCWVPGMDHAGIATQIKVEEQLRKENISKYDLGRDEFIKKVWEWKEKYGGIILQQVRKLGYSVDWSKERFTLDEGLSKAVKEVFVDLYKKGYIYKGKRIINWDSITQTALSDDEISYKESRDKLYYIKYFIHNNNDFLVIATTRPETMLGDTAVAVNPKDKRYLKYKGKSVILPILNKSIPIIFDEYVDMSFGTGALKVTPAHDMNDFELGKRHNLETINILTKDGKLNENGYDFEGQSVNEARKNILKKLHTEGYFVKDEDYIHNVSVSERSGAVIEPFLSDQWFVSMQKLSKPAIQVVKEGKIKFHPEKWTKTYFHWLDNVKDWCISRQLWWGHQIPIWYHKQTGEIYSETTPPADIENWEQDNDVLDTWFSSWLWPFSVFNWKNNSDDKQNKELNYYYPTDFLSTAPEIIFLWVARMIISGLEYMHDIPFKDVYFHSTVRDGKGRKMSKSLGNSPDPLVLIDNYGADALRFTIVYLAPLGSDVLFDEKNTEIGRNFITKLWNAGRFLMMMRDKVYNSNEYGNEFLENDIAEKWIESRFNTTIKEINFFLEAYRLNDYTKSLYGFIWNDFCDWYIELIKNKVNSNPESGRLLIDEALVMYEKVLVLLHPVIPYVTEEIWHILKDDRNGKTISFENFPQIEEGKINENIEVSFEYLKDLVTVTRNVRSLYSGINNYSYDIYIKPLNSTSECILPSITGLLQLLVNHKNKVVEIKDDKEFNGISGNYFAVRFEFLNEIPQIKDSGNSKNKNKDLESLISYINSLKKKLGNKNFLEKAAPDIIEKEQMKLKESEEKLKKLKNIS, encoded by the coding sequence ATGAAAGAAATACCTGCAAAATACGATCCCAGAAAAGTTGAAGAAAAATGGCAAAGATATTGGGAAGGAAATGAGATTTATAAATCAGAAGTCTCAGAAAAGCCTAAGTTTTCAGTTGTTATACCTCCGCCTAACGTAACAGGCATGCTGCATATTGGTCACGTTTTAAACCTTACAATACAGGACATCTATTGCCGCTGGAAAAGGATGTCAGGCTTTGAAGTATGCTGGGTCCCGGGAATGGATCATGCAGGAATAGCAACTCAGATAAAAGTCGAAGAACAGTTAAGGAAAGAAAATATAAGTAAATATGATCTGGGTAGGGATGAATTTATTAAAAAAGTGTGGGAATGGAAGGAAAAATATGGCGGTATAATTCTTCAGCAAGTAAGAAAATTGGGATATTCGGTTGACTGGTCTAAAGAAAGGTTTACACTCGATGAGGGATTGTCAAAAGCTGTAAAGGAAGTCTTTGTCGATTTGTATAAAAAGGGATATATATACAAAGGAAAAAGAATTATAAACTGGGATAGTATTACACAAACAGCATTAAGTGATGATGAAATAAGTTATAAAGAAAGCAGAGATAAGCTATATTATATAAAGTATTTTATACATAATAATAATGATTTCTTAGTTATAGCAACGACAAGACCTGAAACTATGCTGGGGGATACTGCTGTTGCAGTAAATCCGAAAGATAAGCGTTATTTGAAGTATAAAGGGAAGAGTGTAATATTACCGATTTTAAATAAATCTATACCCATTATTTTCGATGAATATGTCGACATGTCATTCGGTACAGGTGCTTTAAAAGTAACACCTGCACATGATATGAATGATTTTGAGCTAGGTAAAAGACATAACCTTGAGACTATAAACATTCTTACAAAAGACGGAAAGCTCAATGAAAATGGATATGATTTCGAAGGACAATCTGTTAATGAAGCTCGTAAAAACATACTTAAAAAGCTTCATACAGAAGGTTATTTTGTTAAAGACGAAGATTATATTCATAACGTTTCTGTTTCTGAGCGTTCTGGAGCTGTAATTGAACCATTCTTATCGGATCAATGGTTTGTGTCTATGCAAAAGCTTTCTAAACCTGCAATTCAGGTAGTTAAAGAAGGAAAAATCAAGTTTCATCCCGAAAAATGGACTAAGACTTATTTTCATTGGTTGGATAATGTGAAAGACTGGTGCATTTCGAGGCAGCTATGGTGGGGACATCAGATTCCAATTTGGTATCATAAGCAAACCGGGGAAATATATAGCGAAACAACACCCCCTGCAGATATTGAAAACTGGGAACAAGATAATGATGTACTGGACACCTGGTTTTCGTCCTGGTTATGGCCATTCAGTGTTTTTAATTGGAAAAATAACTCCGATGATAAGCAGAATAAGGAATTGAATTATTATTATCCTACAGATTTTCTTTCAACTGCTCCTGAGATTATTTTCTTATGGGTGGCAAGAATGATAATTTCCGGTCTTGAGTACATGCATGATATTCCTTTTAAAGATGTGTATTTCCATTCAACTGTCAGAGATGGTAAGGGTAGAAAAATGTCAAAATCACTTGGTAATTCACCTGATCCTCTTGTTCTAATTGACAACTATGGCGCGGATGCACTAAGGTTTACTATTGTATATCTTGCTCCGCTTGGAAGCGATGTTTTGTTTGATGAAAAGAACACTGAAATAGGTAGAAACTTCATTACAAAATTGTGGAATGCTGGCCGTTTTCTTATGATGATGCGTGACAAAGTTTACAATTCTAATGAATACGGTAATGAATTCTTGGAGAATGACATTGCAGAAAAATGGATAGAAAGCAGGTTTAATACAACAATAAAAGAAATTAATTTCTTTCTTGAAGCGTACAGGCTTAACGATTATACAAAATCTTTGTACGGATTTATATGGAATGATTTCTGTGATTGGTACATAGAACTTATTAAGAACAAGGTTAATTCCAATCCAGAATCCGGTAGATTACTTATAGATGAAGCTCTTGTGATGTATGAAAAAGTACTTGTGCTTCTACACCCTGTTATACCCTACGTAACAGAAGAAATATGGCACATACTTAAAGATGACAGAAACGGAAAAACAATCTCATTTGAGAATTTCCCGCAGATTGAGGAAGGAAAGATTAACGAAAACATAGAGGTTTCTTTCGAGTATTTGAAAGATTTAGTTACTGTGACCCGAAATGTAAGGTCTTTATATTCAGGAATAAATAATTATTCGTACGACATTTATATTAAACCTTTGAACTCAACTTCAGAATGTATATTACCTTCTATAACCGGATTATTACAACTTCTTGTTAACCACAAAAATAAAGTTGTGGAAATTAAAGATGATAAAGAGTTTAATGGAATTTCCGGTAATTATTTTGCGGTTAGATTTGAATTTCTAAACGAAATACCTCAAATAAAGGACTCAGGAAATTCAAAAAATAAAAATAAAGATCTGGAATCACTTATATCATACATAAATAGTCTCAAGAAAAAACTCGGAAACAAGAATTTTCTTGAAAAAGCGGCACCCGATATAATAGAAAAAGAACAAATGAAGCTGAAAGAATCTGAGGAAAAACTCAAGAAATTAAAAAATATATCCTGA
- a CDS encoding ParA family protein codes for MAKIISVCIAKGGVGKTTTAVNLAASLALAEKSTLLIDIDPYGSSAVAMGFTPDRIKAGISEIFNFAKAIEYTIHKTDLPYLDFVPANINSIQNDERFAKMTENRVILRNALKDVKSRYDFIIIDCPPTLRGITLNALTASDSVLIPVKCGHFSLDAVDKLFDYISWVREVSNPYLDIEGILLTMYEKNSKVTEISERELRLKYSGYMLETTIPVTNLLNEATFYGKPLCLYRINSDGSLAYINLSYELITKNQELINKDQ; via the coding sequence ATGGCTAAGATTATAAGTGTATGTATTGCTAAAGGTGGTGTCGGCAAAACAACAACGGCCGTTAATTTAGCTGCATCATTGGCATTAGCAGAAAAATCAACATTACTAATTGATATAGATCCCTATGGTTCTTCGGCAGTAGCTATGGGATTTACACCCGACCGAATAAAAGCAGGTATTTCGGAAATATTTAATTTTGCAAAAGCAATTGAGTATACTATTCACAAAACAGACCTGCCATATTTAGATTTCGTTCCTGCGAATATTAATTCGATTCAGAATGATGAAAGATTTGCTAAAATGACAGAGAACAGAGTAATTTTAAGAAATGCACTTAAAGACGTAAAAAGCAGATACGATTTTATTATTATAGACTGTCCACCAACACTGAGAGGTATTACTCTGAACGCTCTAACAGCGTCTGATTCGGTTTTAATTCCGGTTAAATGCGGACATTTTTCGCTCGATGCTGTTGATAAACTTTTTGATTACATAAGCTGGGTCAGGGAAGTTTCAAATCCATATTTAGATATAGAAGGTATATTATTAACGATGTATGAGAAAAACTCAAAGGTTACGGAAATATCTGAACGGGAACTTCGATTAAAGTATTCGGGATATATGCTCGAGACAACAATTCCTGTGACTAATCTGCTGAACGAAGCCACGTTTTATGGTAAACCTCTATGTTTGTACAGAATAAATTCAGACGGTTCATTAGCATATATAAATTTATCTTATGAATTAATAACGAAAAATCAGGAATTAATAAACAAAGACCAATAA
- a CDS encoding fumarylacetoacetate hydrolase family protein: MNRILNISGSNEKFRVNNIFCIGKNYFDHIKEFGDEKAPISPVIFFKPSTSIVQNNGIINIPEFNGKKISNNVHYETEVVVAIDNDCRNVKESDATENIFGYGIGIDLTLRDVQSDAKKLGLPWGTSKGFFNSAPVSDLLTKLNITDPMNLDFSLEINNTIKQFSNTSLMIINIYKLISYLSTIFGLSKGDLIFTGTPEGVGQLKQGDELRASLSGMLELKVRFNG; the protein is encoded by the coding sequence TTGAACAGAATTTTAAATATATCAGGAAGCAATGAGAAGTTCAGAGTAAACAATATATTTTGCATTGGAAAAAACTATTTTGACCATATAAAAGAGTTTGGTGATGAAAAGGCACCGATATCTCCCGTCATATTTTTTAAACCAAGTACTTCAATAGTACAAAATAACGGTATTATAAATATTCCTGAGTTTAACGGTAAGAAAATATCGAACAATGTACACTACGAAACGGAAGTAGTTGTTGCTATTGATAATGATTGCAGAAATGTGAAGGAATCAGATGCAACGGAAAATATATTTGGATATGGTATAGGAATTGATTTAACTCTCCGTGATGTACAATCTGATGCAAAAAAATTAGGTTTACCGTGGGGGACTTCAAAAGGTTTCTTTAATTCTGCACCTGTTAGTGACCTTTTGACAAAGTTGAATATTACTGATCCAATGAATTTAGATTTTTCACTGGAAATTAATAATACTATAAAACAGTTTAGTAATACGAGTTTAATGATTATAAATATATATAAGTTAATATCATATTTATCAACAATTTTCGGACTATCAAAAGGAGATTTGATTTTTACGGGAACACCTGAAGGTGTTGGTCAGTTGAAGCAAGGTGATGAGTTACGAGCTAGTTTAAGTGGTATGTTAGAACTGAAAGTGAGATTCAATGGCTAA
- a CDS encoding dihydroorotase, giving the protein MNILFKNISIISPSDNLKGKFDLSIRNGIIENIVIPGNNSVTDYDEIICDENLTVVPGFYDMHVHFRDPGQTEKEDIESGVKSAANGGFTGVLCMPNTKPPIDSREIISFILQKARGMIVDVNVSACASKNRKGNELSDLNELRKAGALAFTDDGSPLLNRNVLIETFKYTSEYSIPFLQHAENYKLSGKGVVHKGKVSEELKVEGIPYESETLTVKNDIELANSIRGTKYHVQHISCGETVDLIRNARTTNESITCEACPHHFILTDEMVIREGSNAKMNPPLREITDVDRILAGIKDDTIQVICTDHAPHTSEEKHAGLTKAPFGIVGLESCIGLSYTYLVSTGLISLESLIMKMSDNPRRLLNLPRITVRVGEKANLTILDTNTNWVIDTKKFKSKSKNTPFNGFEVKCKPYGIYNNSKFLKSEL; this is encoded by the coding sequence TTGAACATTCTTTTTAAAAATATCAGCATAATATCTCCTTCAGATAATTTAAAAGGTAAATTTGATTTATCTATAAGAAATGGTATTATTGAAAACATTGTTATTCCGGGAAATAATTCTGTAACTGACTACGATGAAATAATTTGCGATGAAAACTTAACGGTTGTTCCGGGATTTTATGATATGCATGTTCATTTTAGAGATCCGGGTCAGACGGAGAAGGAAGATATAGAATCAGGGGTCAAATCGGCGGCTAACGGCGGTTTTACTGGTGTCCTTTGTATGCCGAATACAAAACCCCCGATAGACAGCAGAGAAATCATTTCCTTCATTCTTCAAAAAGCTCGAGGTATGATTGTTGATGTAAATGTTTCTGCGTGTGCTTCTAAGAATAGAAAAGGAAATGAATTATCGGATTTAAATGAATTACGGAAGGCTGGAGCATTAGCGTTTACTGATGACGGCAGTCCTTTGCTCAATAGAAACGTGTTAATTGAGACTTTTAAATACACTTCTGAATATTCAATACCATTTTTACAGCATGCTGAGAATTATAAGTTAAGTGGTAAGGGCGTAGTTCATAAAGGTAAAGTATCAGAGGAATTGAAAGTCGAAGGGATTCCCTATGAAAGTGAAACCCTGACGGTTAAGAATGATATAGAACTGGCAAATAGTATAAGAGGCACAAAATACCATGTTCAGCATATTTCATGCGGAGAGACTGTTGATTTAATAAGAAATGCAAGAACTACTAATGAAAGTATTACTTGCGAGGCTTGTCCTCATCACTTCATACTTACTGATGAAATGGTTATTCGAGAGGGAAGTAATGCAAAAATGAATCCTCCTTTAAGGGAAATAACAGATGTAGATAGAATATTAGCTGGAATAAAGGATGATACTATTCAGGTAATTTGTACAGATCATGCTCCCCATACCAGTGAGGAAAAACATGCTGGACTGACAAAAGCGCCTTTTGGTATCGTTGGTCTTGAAAGCTGCATAGGATTAAGCTATACATATTTAGTTAGCACTGGTTTAATATCTTTAGAAAGTCTGATAATGAAAATGTCTGATAATCCAAGACGACTTCTGAATTTGCCAAGAATTACTGTGCGAGTGGGAGAAAAAGCAAATCTGACGATTCTTGATACGAATACGAATTGGGTAATAGACACGAAAAAGTTTAAATCAAAAAGTAAAAATACCCCTTTTAATGGTTTTGAGGTTAAATGTAAACCATATGGAATTTATAACAATAGCAAATTTTTAAAATCCGAATTGTAA
- a CDS encoding ABC transporter permease has translation MIELIYRKVFTFFKDVEGYFTLQSQVVKYLPRVFIDRKLILDQMVHIGVNSLILVSIIGLFTGAVSAWQAAYQMRGMVPLSILGSATPKAIIIELGPVLSAIVLAGRVGASISAEIGTMKVTEQIDALEAMAINPIRYLATPRIVATTIMLPVLIIYSSAIAILGSYIVSTTFLDVSGGVFISGFRKSFEIGDVNAAFIKGTVFGLAISSIGCYVGFQTSGGAEGVGLSTIKSFVICAAMILILDAILWNFLIG, from the coding sequence TTGATTGAATTAATTTATAGAAAAGTTTTTACTTTCTTCAAGGACGTTGAAGGCTATTTTACACTTCAGTCTCAGGTTGTAAAGTATTTGCCAAGAGTATTTATCGACAGAAAATTAATTCTTGACCAAATGGTTCATATTGGTGTTAATTCTCTTATCCTTGTATCTATTATCGGTTTATTTACTGGTGCAGTTTCTGCCTGGCAGGCAGCGTATCAAATGAGGGGAATGGTACCTTTGAGCATACTTGGGTCTGCTACTCCGAAAGCAATCATAATTGAACTTGGTCCTGTCTTGTCGGCTATTGTGCTCGCGGGCAGAGTCGGAGCATCAATAAGTGCTGAGATAGGAACGATGAAGGTGACTGAGCAAATAGATGCTCTGGAAGCTATGGCGATAAATCCTATTAGATATCTCGCAACACCGAGAATAGTTGCCACAACAATAATGCTGCCAGTTCTGATTATTTACTCGAGTGCAATTGCAATTCTTGGTTCATATATAGTTTCCACAACTTTTCTGGATGTATCAGGAGGAGTATTTATTTCGGGATTCAGAAAATCATTTGAAATAGGTGATGTGAATGCTGCTTTTATAAAAGGAACAGTATTTGGTCTCGCGATATCATCAATTGGTTGTTATGTTGGTTTTCAAACGTCAGGTGGTGCGGAAGGTGTTGGACTTTCGACAATCAAATCATTTGTAATATGTGCTGCAATGATACTTATACTTGATGCGATTTTATGGAATTTTCTTATTGGCTAA